One window of the Podospora pseudopauciseta strain CBS 411.78 chromosome 4, whole genome shotgun sequence genome contains the following:
- the COX9 gene encoding Cytochrome c oxidase subunit 7A (COG:I; EggNog:ENOG503P7M7), whose product MASAAVAPAFKPITGMLRRGLILDLSIGLGLGFVFGNAFWYGYHMPRVNARDAHYRKLEEARAARQGN is encoded by the exons atggcctctgctgctgtcgcTCCGGCTTTTAAGCCTATCACTGGG ATGCTCCGCCGGGGTTTGATCCTTGATTTGAGCATTGGGCTTG GTCTCGGGTTTGTGTTTGGCAATGCCTTTTG GTACGGCTACCACATGCCTCGGGTCAACGCTCGTGATGCGCACTACCgcaagctggaggaggctcGCGCTGCTAGACAGGGCAACTAA
- a CDS encoding hypothetical protein (COG:S; EggNog:ENOG503P8NI) — translation MAPHVQTFPSSQLPSHIHHLPNSSHRARKTPSGKPTDLSRDCELFSFVQYDCQIARPNEANCPVVCTPVQRFFRVL, via the exons atggCCCCGCACGTCCaaaccttcccctcctcccagctcccctcccacatccaccacctccccaacagcTCTCACCGCGCCCGCAAGACCCCCAGCGGGAAACCGACCGACCTCTCCCGCGACTGCGAACTCTTCTCGTTTGTGCAGTACGACTGCCAGATCGCCCGCCCCAACGAGGCCAACTGCCCCGTCGTGTGCACGCCCGTCCAGCGCTTTTTCAGGGT TTTGTAG
- a CDS encoding hypothetical protein (EggNog:ENOG503P7VN), whose protein sequence is MNATEAAGRRLLGEIEEMALDEVLAAFRTGFRAAACTGGHNDAIIGHNDAVCVKKEEDAQYGPKTFPIEALNDLVQRNFRATGSAPLAVSGRYYELVYVLIATLIASPWDKAVVVVDLEGKFDPLRVLAAPLAGSVSSLQDNEKTATKRARVERSDLEHIHILQPKKGNWEQQPPARFVSACLTTMEEYMLYGAHRSRGRQWWGTVLIGGGFNPVGGLPKAVSAQVAVTAGRRGWLRVERAEVPGFGELSVEQASRDREKRQQAVEQMGWVGSSPRGGFSFGGEAP, encoded by the exons ATGAATGCGACtgaggcggcggggaggaggttgttgggcGAGATTGAGGAGATGGCGTTGGATGAG GTTCTTGCCGCTTTTCGCACGGGCTTTCGAGCCGCTGCCTGCACCGGCGGCCACAACGACGCCATCATCGGCCACAACGACGCTGTGTgtgtcaagaaggaggaggatgcacAATATGGGCCCAAGACATTTCCGATTGAGGCTCTCAATGACCTTGTGCAACGCAACTTTCGAGCGACTGGGTCAGCACCACTGGCGGTTTCCGGGCGGTATTACGAGCTGGTTTACGTGCTGATTGCGACGCTCATCGCGAGCCCGTGGGacaaggcggtggtggtggttgacttgGAAGGAAAATTCGATCCCttgagggtgttggctgCTCCGCTTGCTGGGTCGGTATCATCATTGCAAGACAACGAAAAAACAGCGACAAAGCGGGCGAGGGTAGAGAGAAGCGACTTGGAACACATTCACATCCTGCAGCCGAAGAAGGGAAACTGGGAACAGCAGCCACCTGCTCGATTTGTCTCGGCCTGTCTCACCACCATGGAGGAGTACATGCTCTACGGAGCCCACCGGAGCCGGGGACGGCAGTGGTGGGGCACCGTGCTCATCGGAGGCGGCTTCAACCCCGTTGGAGGCCTGCCAAAGGCCGTCTCCGCCCAAGTCGCAGTGACGGCCggacggagggggtggctcagggtggagagggccgaGGTGCCTGGGTTTGGGGAGTTGAGTGTGGAACAGGCATCGAGAGATCGGGAGAAGCGGCAACAAGCGGTTGAGCagatgggttgggttgggagttCCCCACGGGGAGGATTTTCCTTTGGCGGAGAGGCTCCGTAA